GAAGGCCGGAAACTCCATCGTCGGAGCCGGCAATTGCAAGGTAACTAAGGTCAAGGGTTACTCGTTGTGTCAACGCCGAAGCCGCGGGATTGACCGCATCGGCTTGAGGAGAAGTATACGAGGTTACAAAACTCCCCAAGGCCGCATATTCTGGTGAATACAATTCTTCACTTTTGTCCGGGCTCTCTGCCCAGAGACTGACGGAAACTGCGACAAATAAGAAGAGTAATATTATCTTTTTTTTCACGATACCTATCCTTTTCATACGGAAAAATTACCCCTTTGACGAAAGAACATCAATATTTTTCTCATAAAGATACTCTATCTGCTCCATTTCTTCGATCGATAAGCGCTGATACAGGTATGTCTCGATCCGCTGCATCAAATCCGCCAGAGGCTCGTCTCCCTCCGGTTCGTGATGTTTCAGAAGCAAATAGACCCCAATAAGCTCATTTCCATGCAAGGCAATCATAGCTCAACCACCAAATCTTCCGTTGCAAGATCAATTTTGATCTTTTTGTTCTTCAGATGAGAGCGATACCAATCCGCCGACTGCTGCATGGCATAGAGCTTTCGGTCGTCATATTCAGGTTCGTGATGAAATAACACCAAGTGTCGGATCTTCCAAGCCGAAGCGAAGTCGACGGCAAGGCTATAAGAAGAGTGTCCCCAATTATATTTTTCGATAGCCTCACCCAAAGTGTATTGGCTATCCATGATCACAAGATCGGCACCTTCAAAATAGGCACGATTTGCATCGTTTTTCTGAAAATCGGCCTCGGAGAGCTCGGTATCGGTCGAGAAAATTGCTTTTTTCCCCCTCTCTTCGACGCGATAACTGACTGATTCACCGGGATGACGCATCTTTTTCCAGCGTACAGACGCATCACCGATACGCAAGGGGGTATTATCGATTGTATGGAAATGGAGCTCTGCTGCAGCCGCATCCAAGCCTATGGGAAAATAGGGATCACGCATCTGTCCTTCAATAATCTCGCGAAGGTCCTCCCGAGGGCTGTAAAAATGGAGAACAGCACGCCTGTCATAGAGCTTGGAAAAAAAAGGAAGCCCTTGAAGGTGATCCCAGTGAAAATGAGAAAAAAAGATATGAAATGTATCGATATGCTCCTGTTCTTTCAGCAGCATGGAAGAAAATTGTTGCATACCGGAGCCTGCATCGAAGAGTATGACATCATTCCCAGATGTTCTGACTTCAACGCAGGTCGTGTTCCCGCCAACGGTTCCAAAAAGCGATGCAGGAAGCCTTCCAAGAAAGCGTTCTCTACTTAGCTGAGAGTTAAGATCTTCCGGCCGCGCCCTTTGGAGCACCGCAGCAATTTTGGTTCGTACTTGTTCGGACGTCAGCGGCCGCGGAAGCGAACCTCGGACCCCCCAGAAGCGAATTTTCATAATCAGCGTCCCTCTTCGTCATCACTGCCGACCCCACGGAGCCAGGAAAGATCGTCTTTATCCATATCGATAAAACGTTCCTTCCGCCGCTGGAAAAGCCATTGTTCGATTATTTCTCGTGAGTGAAGTTCTCCCCTGTCAATCCCAGGGCAGTCGGCAGTCAAAGCTCTCCACGTATCGATTGACTCAAGATGGGGAGCCCAAAAGGGATAACTGCGGCATTGCAAGGGTCTTGCCTCGTAGGCGATACAGCCGTCCTCTCCCCAGAGGATACAGTCGTAATTATCTTTTTCCTGTAAACTAAGTCGCTTGACAAGTCCGAGATCAACAGTTCTGCAAAACCGATCAAGAAACAATGAAACCGGCATACGGAAATGCAGAATCAAGCGATCAAGATCTTCGTATGACAGAAAAACAAAGCCGGGTTCATGCCTGCAACAACGAGAACAACGAGTGCAGGTAAATCGTAATCCCTTTTCGTAAAAGGTGGTATTCATACTTCCCTATAAAATTACGCCGGATTGATACGAAAAACAAGCATTTATAACTCGACTTTGTACATCCGAAAAAAAAGGCCTTCCGAAAAACGGAAGGCCTTTGGGGAGAGAAGGATTCGAACCTTCGAAGGCGTAGCCAACAGATTTACAGTCTGCCCCCTTTGACCGCTCGGGAACCTCCCCATTGCTACTATAACGCAGCAGAATCTAACACAAGGTTAGATCTTTTGTCAAGCCACCTGTCAGATTCGAACTGACGACCCCGAGATTACAAGTCACGTGCTCTGGCCAGCTGAGCTAAGGTGGCATCAAATATATCAAAATACTCCATTTATACCTAATATTACCATCTAAAACCAAGGTTTTTACGGCAATTTCGGCTTGTTTGGGAGCATTCCACCCACAATAAGATACACAAAATCTTAACGGTAGTTAATCTTTACGTCGATTTCCTACACATAAAATCGCCGCCATTTAGCAGCGAAACCATTGAAGCGGAATATAGCGAAAACTGAGGAAATGGTCAAGGGAGCTAAAGGTAATTCAAAACAGAGCCTGCAGCACATTCATTATAATAGAGAGGACCAGTGCAGAGCCCCCGGCTTTAAGGGCCGTCTGCTGCCGCTGATTTCGCAGAGAAGCTACGCCACTGGAGATTAGCGAGACAAAGGCCAGTCCTTTGACCGTAGCATATAAGCTTTAGTTAGATGCTGTCCCCAAATGTTCCAGTCCTAAGATTTGCATACTTTCGATTATGTCAACATAATCAGGTTTCTCATCTCCGATGATGAAAGCAGAAATGAAAAGGATATCATTTGTTTCTTCGATTATTTCAAGATATGTGTAGACCTTCAGTACGACTTCTGCTGAATTATTTTGATATTCGTGCATCGATGCGATGCCGTTTCGACCCCAAATAGGATTGTTTATACTACCTCCGCTCACTTTGCAATCTTGAAATTCCGGAATACTCGATGCTTTCTGAAGATCGTTTAGTGCAACCATTCTATATAGCTGCGCTGGCTCGATGTCATTTCGAAAATCGGTAAGAGTTATCAACAGAGTACGTTTAGTGTCATTGCTAAATAATTGTAATTGGTCTACGCCTTCGGGTGCATTGGGATTACTTGAGTACTGCCAGTGATCCGGAATAATTAAAGAGAGGCGATTGAACTCAACTGATTCTTGACATGAAATAGACTGGAGTGAAATCATAAAAAAGAGAAAGACGAAATATTTCTTAAAGCTGTTGTTTCCAAACATGTTTTTACCTCATCGTTTTGCATTTGGGTATTGCACCTAACTTCTTTTAGTAACACGAAATTCATGTAGATAATATTTCTTTATTAGAGAGAATACCACGGAAATGAAGTTAAATGCTATCAGGATATACCAGATTCTCAGAATAAGGCCTGCAGCACATTTACGATAATAGAGGCGGCCAGGACAGAGCCCCCGGCTTTAAGGGCGATGACGTACAATATCTTGCGCAAATTCTAATTTTGATAAAAAGAAAGTCCTCAATCTGACGATTGATTAAGTACGACCAAAACCAAGTCAGAAAGAGGACTATATGAACAGTAAGATTATCGAGATAAATGAGGAAGAAGTCAAAAACCATTTAGGGAATTTTGTTAGAGAAACGGTAGAGGAAACATTGAATGCCATGCTGGAAGCTGAAGCCGAGCAATT
This window of the Sediminispirochaeta bajacaliforniensis DSM 16054 genome carries:
- a CDS encoding MBL fold metallo-hydrolase, which produces MKIRFWGVRGSLPRPLTSEQVRTKIAAVLQRARPEDLNSQLSRERFLGRLPASLFGTVGGNTTCVEVRTSGNDVILFDAGSGMQQFSSMLLKEQEHIDTFHIFFSHFHWDHLQGLPFFSKLYDRRAVLHFYSPREDLREIIEGQMRDPYFPIGLDAAAAELHFHTIDNTPLRIGDASVRWKKMRHPGESVSYRVEERGKKAIFSTDTELSEADFQKNDANRAYFEGADLVIMDSQYTLGEAIEKYNWGHSSYSLAVDFASAWKIRHLVLFHHEPEYDDRKLYAMQQSADWYRSHLKNKKIKIDLATEDLVVEL
- a CDS encoding YkgJ family cysteine cluster protein, with amino-acid sequence MNTTFYEKGLRFTCTRCSRCCRHEPGFVFLSYEDLDRLILHFRMPVSLFLDRFCRTVDLGLVKRLSLQEKDNYDCILWGEDGCIAYEARPLQCRSYPFWAPHLESIDTWRALTADCPGIDRGELHSREIIEQWLFQRRKERFIDMDKDDLSWLRGVGSDDEEGR